A genome region from Flavobacterium sp. CFS9 includes the following:
- a CDS encoding TonB-dependent receptor plug domain-containing protein: MKIKFIFFAAFLFCQISFAQKKDTTAVNKLSEVVVTGQFEPQSIKKSVFNVRVISNQDIQNLAANNLADVLNQYLNITVRPSGTTGRSTVSLFGLDAQYFKILVDNIPLVNEAGLGNNTDLSQINLSDVDHIEIVEGSMGVSYGANAVSGVLNIITKKSSKYKWDINAAVQEETVGKEYALFDKGRHIQSLRVAHTFNENWFVSVGANRNDFQGFLNGKKGKDYFQTDFMRGYSWLPKDQLNGNAMLSYRKDDFRFFYKFEYLDEDVDFYNSTVQSLFNPALGSYRAADDKRYFTNRYFHNLNATGSLFSQLTYNVSVTHQKQQREIENFTYYLFTKTEGANEKKKDQSMEVLSSTGTLNNFFSDKSIDLQVGYEFVNNKGFALVQKKNNVIESVYKTIENYDFFVSSEIMATDRFSIKPGLRFSAQSKFKNQYASSVALRYLFDKGVELRGSYGNGFRTPNFEELYVNQIFDGHFFAGNENLIPETSTSYETSVKKFTSFPSGLQISNTIGGSYLDVNDRIDMVFIGNNPNTGTPENQYINISKYRMWNFSTTNQFRLNSLTINVGAALVGVSQRLDNQKNVSNDDFLYSFNLNASVSYNIPKWKTIISGYYKYNGKTQQFEEGASEYVLSTIAASNWFDASIRKNFFKDRFEVTVGARNIFNVTDVNRSKTSGGSAHATSSNLMLAYGRSYFFKLAYNLNF, from the coding sequence ATGAAAATCAAATTTATCTTTTTTGCAGCTTTTCTTTTTTGTCAAATCTCCTTTGCACAAAAGAAAGATACCACGGCTGTAAATAAACTTTCTGAAGTGGTTGTTACCGGGCAGTTTGAGCCACAGTCTATAAAAAAATCAGTGTTTAATGTTCGTGTGATTTCTAATCAGGACATACAAAATTTAGCAGCAAATAACTTAGCAGACGTTTTAAATCAATACTTAAATATAACTGTTAGACCTAGTGGTACAACCGGACGCTCAACCGTTTCGTTATTTGGATTAGATGCGCAATACTTTAAAATTTTAGTTGATAATATACCATTAGTTAATGAAGCCGGTCTGGGGAACAATACAGATTTGTCTCAGATTAACCTAAGTGATGTGGATCATATTGAAATTGTAGAAGGTTCTATGGGAGTTAGCTACGGAGCCAATGCGGTAAGCGGAGTTCTTAATATTATAACTAAAAAATCATCTAAATATAAGTGGGATATTAATGCCGCAGTGCAAGAGGAGACCGTTGGAAAAGAATACGCTCTTTTTGATAAAGGACGTCATATTCAATCTTTACGTGTAGCGCATACTTTTAATGAGAACTGGTTTGTAAGTGTAGGAGCAAATAGAAATGATTTCCAAGGTTTTTTAAATGGTAAAAAGGGTAAGGATTACTTTCAAACTGATTTTATGCGAGGTTACAGTTGGCTACCAAAAGATCAGTTAAACGGAAACGCAATGTTATCGTATCGAAAAGACGATTTTCGATTCTTCTATAAATTTGAGTACTTAGATGAAGATGTAGATTTTTATAATAGTACTGTACAGTCTCTTTTTAATCCTGCTTTGGGATCCTATCGTGCTGCTGATGATAAAAGATATTTTACCAACAGGTACTTTCATAATTTAAATGCAACCGGATCGCTGTTCTCACAATTAACGTATAATGTTTCTGTTACACATCAGAAGCAACAGCGAGAAATAGAGAATTTCACGTATTATTTGTTTACTAAAACTGAAGGGGCGAACGAGAAGAAGAAAGATCAGTCGATGGAAGTTCTTTCTTCTACAGGGACATTAAATAATTTTTTCTCAGACAAAAGTATTGATTTGCAGGTGGGATATGAATTTGTAAACAATAAAGGATTCGCACTTGTTCAAAAAAAGAATAATGTGATTGAATCGGTTTATAAAACGATAGAGAACTATGATTTTTTTGTTTCTTCAGAAATTATGGCTACCGATCGGTTTTCTATAAAACCGGGATTGAGATTTTCGGCACAGTCTAAATTTAAAAATCAATATGCTTCTTCAGTTGCATTAAGATATTTGTTTGATAAAGGGGTTGAGTTGAGAGGATCGTATGGTAACGGTTTTAGAACTCCAAATTTTGAGGAATTGTATGTGAATCAAATTTTCGATGGGCACTTTTTTGCAGGAAATGAAAACTTGATTCCGGAAACAAGTACTTCTTATGAAACAAGTGTTAAAAAGTTTACTTCTTTTCCTTCAGGACTACAAATATCAAATACAATTGGGGGAAGCTACCTGGATGTTAACGATAGAATTGACATGGTATTTATAGGGAACAATCCAAATACCGGTACACCTGAAAATCAATACATCAATATTAGTAAATACAGAATGTGGAATTTTTCTACAACGAATCAGTTCAGATTAAATAGCTTGACGATTAATGTTGGAGCTGCATTGGTAGGAGTTTCGCAGCGATTAGACAATCAAAAAAATGTTTCAAACGATGATTTTCTCTATTCGTTTAATTTAAATGCAAGTGTGTCTTATAATATTCCAAAGTGGAAAACAATTATTTCGGGTTATTACAAATACAATGGAAAAACACAACAGTTTGAGGAAGGTGCGTCAGAATACGTGCTGTCTACTATCGCTGCCAGTAATTGGTTTGATGCATCAATCAGAAAGAATTTCTTCAAAGACAGATTTGAAGTAACGGTCGGAGCAAGAAACATTTTTAATGTAACCGATGTAAACCGAAGTAAAACAAGTGGAGGATCGGCACATGCAACATCTTCGAATTTAATGCTCGCATACGGACGTTCTTACTTTTTTAAATTAGCATATAATCTTAATTTTTAA